In a single window of the Pyramidobacter porci genome:
- a CDS encoding TAXI family TRAP transporter solute-binding subunit, translated as MKKSRVLAVALAGLFAASTAFAASQFIMGTGGTSGTYYPLGGAISQIITDHSGGKVACVAQATGASVENLNLLNAGDIDLALVQNDTADYAKRGVMFFKAPLANVTGICRIYPEHIQVAVNADSAIKSLEDFKGKNISVGAPGSGNEANARQIFGEIGLFDGTNYVGFTPHFLSYAEATSHFKDRLIDGFTFTTGAPNSGIQEIVTTQPLRFLEIKDKLRDDIIAKYPFFAPALIEKGTYSGLDHDVETIAVQACLVARRDMSEDEAYAVTKAIFENLEALGNAHAKGKNLTLEHALDGMTLDIHPGALKYYKEVGLVK; from the coding sequence ATGAAGAAATCAAGAGTTTTGGCAGTTGCGCTCGCGGGGCTTTTTGCCGCTTCGACGGCTTTTGCGGCCAGCCAATTCATCATGGGCACGGGGGGCACGTCGGGAACCTATTATCCTCTGGGCGGCGCCATTTCCCAGATCATCACCGACCATTCCGGCGGCAAGGTCGCCTGCGTAGCTCAGGCGACGGGGGCTTCCGTCGAAAATCTGAATCTGCTCAACGCCGGCGACATCGACCTGGCTCTGGTGCAGAACGATACTGCCGATTACGCCAAGCGCGGCGTGATGTTCTTCAAGGCCCCGCTGGCGAACGTGACCGGTATCTGCCGCATCTATCCCGAGCACATTCAGGTTGCCGTCAACGCCGACAGCGCCATCAAGTCGCTGGAGGACTTCAAGGGCAAGAATATTTCCGTCGGCGCGCCCGGTTCCGGCAACGAAGCGAACGCCCGCCAGATTTTCGGCGAAATCGGCCTGTTTGACGGCACCAATTACGTAGGGTTTACGCCTCACTTCCTGTCCTACGCCGAGGCCACGTCGCACTTCAAGGATCGCCTGATCGACGGTTTCACCTTCACGACCGGCGCTCCCAATTCGGGCATTCAGGAGATCGTCACGACGCAGCCTCTGCGTTTCCTCGAAATCAAGGACAAGCTTCGCGACGATATCATCGCCAAATATCCGTTCTTCGCCCCCGCGCTGATCGAGAAGGGAACGTACAGCGGGCTTGATCACGACGTCGAGACTATCGCCGTGCAGGCGTGCCTTGTGGCCCGCCGCGACATGTCGGAAGACGAAGCCTACGCCGTCACCAAGGCGATTTTCGAGAATCTCGAAGCGCTTGGCAACGCGCACGCCAAGGGCAAGAATCTGACGCTCGAACACGCTCTCGACGGCATGACGCTTGACATTCACCCGGGCGCTCTGAAGTACTACAAGGAGGTCGGCCTGGTCAAGTAA
- a CDS encoding DUF1850 domain-containing protein yields the protein MKKSLGRVSLFIFPLMAVAGILLCVPQQYLTVTDERGAVVYLRPVKLGERYTVRFIHSVARRPVDEIYEIAPDCSILRETVYDMMGAGLPTEPLDGQTFTVEDGAYHIRGFHLRIPVLTYRISKVAADHTLFVGNDEFRLKQWVSAPGKPLTFTVHRGNLFELLKFQCRSML from the coding sequence ATGAAAAAATCCCTGGGTCGTGTGTCTCTTTTCATCTTTCCGCTTATGGCTGTCGCGGGGATTCTGCTTTGTGTGCCGCAGCAGTATCTGACCGTGACGGACGAACGGGGAGCGGTGGTTTATCTGCGTCCGGTAAAGCTGGGAGAGCGCTACACGGTGCGTTTTATCCATTCGGTGGCGCGGCGCCCGGTGGACGAGATCTACGAGATCGCCCCGGACTGCTCCATTCTGCGCGAAACGGTTTATGACATGATGGGCGCAGGGCTGCCGACGGAACCTCTGGACGGCCAGACCTTCACGGTTGAGGACGGCGCGTACCACATCAGGGGTTTTCATCTGAGGATTCCGGTGCTGACCTATCGCATCAGCAAGGTTGCGGCGGATCACACGCTGTTTGTCGGGAATGATGAATTCAGGCTGAAACAGTGGGTGTCCGCTCCGGGAAAGCCGCTGACGTTTACGGTCCACAGAGGGAATCTGTTCGAACTGCTGAAGTTTCAATGTCGAAGCATGTTGTAG
- a CDS encoding TRAP transporter permease, which produces MDEVKKESGATGLPQEKRQLNADTVAGDQSAVQENLEKYDTESRYRRPDGFWGKAIKLICIVFSLFQFYTAGFGVLPAQIQRPLHVFFTFVLIFLLYPSFASFSRKTMHWLDVLLAALAGSTMIYLVVNYEAILYRGGLPTTLDLIFGALAILFTFEAARRIVGLPIVLVALAFVLYAHFGKIMPGFLAHRGFSWTRIVNHMYLTTEGILGSPVGVSSTFVFMFILFGAFLNKTGLGKFFIDLALAAAGHQAGGPAKVAVISSAFFGTISGSSVANTVTTGTFTIPLMKSIGYLPHFAGAVEAASSTGGQLMPPIMGAAAFIMSDFIGVPYITIAIAAVLPALLYYMAVFIMIHMEAKRLGLRGLPKEQLPNTKKIFLAGGHLLIPLFVIVYMLIKGYTPLKAAFYSILWTVAVAMCRKNTRMKLSDIIAAFDEGARSSLGVAAACACAGLVIGSVTLTGIGLKLANGIVSLAGGHLFFTLVLTMITSILLGMGLPTTAKYIVLASMAAPAIQKFGVPVLAAHMFIFYYGIIADLTPPVALAAYAGAGIAGANPMRTGFTALRLAVAGFLIPYFFVYSPELLMINASVANTTVPVVTAILGTVLLSFAAAGYWLRNLNLFERAVIFAASLLLIQPGWMTDVIGAGVGVAMYLLQKMTLKNRA; this is translated from the coding sequence ATGGATGAAGTGAAGAAAGAGTCAGGCGCGACAGGGCTGCCGCAAGAGAAAAGGCAGCTGAATGCCGACACGGTGGCCGGCGACCAGAGCGCAGTTCAGGAAAATCTCGAAAAGTACGATACGGAATCGCGTTATCGCCGTCCGGACGGTTTCTGGGGCAAGGCGATCAAGCTCATCTGCATCGTTTTTTCCCTGTTCCAGTTCTATACGGCCGGTTTCGGCGTGCTGCCGGCCCAGATTCAGCGTCCCTTGCACGTGTTCTTCACGTTCGTGCTGATTTTCCTGCTGTATCCTTCGTTCGCGTCGTTCTCCAGAAAGACGATGCATTGGCTCGACGTGCTGCTGGCCGCTCTTGCCGGTTCGACGATGATTTATCTTGTCGTCAATTACGAGGCGATTCTGTACCGCGGCGGGCTGCCCACGACGCTCGACCTGATCTTCGGGGCTCTGGCGATTCTGTTCACGTTCGAAGCGGCGCGCCGTATCGTCGGCCTGCCGATCGTGCTTGTCGCGTTGGCCTTCGTGCTCTACGCCCATTTCGGCAAAATCATGCCCGGCTTCCTCGCTCACCGCGGTTTCAGCTGGACGCGCATCGTCAATCATATGTACCTGACCACTGAAGGGATTCTCGGTTCGCCCGTCGGCGTTTCTTCGACCTTCGTCTTTATGTTCATCCTGTTTGGCGCTTTCCTGAACAAGACCGGGCTGGGCAAGTTCTTCATCGATCTGGCCCTTGCCGCGGCCGGCCATCAGGCCGGCGGCCCGGCCAAAGTGGCCGTCATCTCGTCGGCGTTTTTCGGCACGATTTCCGGCAGTTCCGTGGCCAACACGGTGACGACGGGAACGTTCACGATCCCGTTGATGAAGAGCATCGGCTATCTGCCGCACTTCGCCGGCGCGGTCGAGGCGGCGTCGTCCACGGGCGGCCAGCTGATGCCCCCGATCATGGGGGCGGCGGCTTTCATCATGTCCGATTTCATCGGCGTGCCCTACATCACGATCGCCATTGCCGCCGTGCTTCCCGCCCTGCTCTACTACATGGCGGTGTTCATCATGATCCACATGGAAGCCAAACGCCTCGGCCTGCGGGGGTTGCCCAAAGAGCAGCTGCCCAACACGAAGAAGATCTTCCTGGCCGGCGGGCATCTGCTCATTCCGCTGTTCGTCATCGTTTACATGCTGATCAAAGGCTATACGCCGCTGAAGGCCGCGTTCTACAGCATCCTTTGGACGGTGGCCGTGGCCATGTGCCGCAAGAACACGCGCATGAAGCTGAGCGACATCATCGCCGCTTTCGACGAAGGCGCCCGCAGCTCCCTCGGCGTCGCCGCGGCCTGCGCCTGCGCCGGCCTCGTGATCGGCTCCGTGACGCTGACCGGCATCGGCCTGAAGCTTGCCAACGGCATCGTCTCGCTGGCCGGCGGGCATCTGTTCTTCACGCTGGTGCTGACGATGATCACGTCGATCCTGCTGGGCATGGGGTTGCCCACGACCGCCAAGTACATCGTGCTGGCTTCGATGGCCGCGCCCGCCATTCAGAAATTCGGCGTGCCCGTGCTGGCGGCGCACATGTTCATCTTCTACTACGGCATCATCGCCGACCTGACGCCGCCGGTCGCGCTGGCGGCCTACGCCGGCGCCGGCATCGCCGGAGCCAACCCGATGCGCACCGGTTTTACCGCTCTGCGTTTGGCCGTGGCCGGATTTTTGATTCCCTATTTCTTCGTTTACAGCCCCGAACTGCTGATGATCAACGCCTCCGTCGCCAACACGACCGTGCCGGTCGTGACGGCGATCCTCGGCACCGTGCTGCTGTCCTTCGCGGCGGCGGGCTATTGGCTGCGCAATCTGAACCTGTTCGAGCGCGCCGTGATCTTTGCCGCTTCGCTGCTGCTGATCCAGCCTGGCTGGATGACCGACGTGATCGGCGCCGGCGTCGGCGTGGCGATGTATCTGCTTCAAAAGATGACGCTGAAAAACAGGGCGTGA